A region of Notolabrus celidotus isolate fNotCel1 chromosome 4, fNotCel1.pri, whole genome shotgun sequence DNA encodes the following proteins:
- the nkx6.2 gene encoding homeobox protein Nkx-6.2 produces the protein MLAIGQMEANRQSAFVLGSTPLAALHNMTEMKTSLFPYALQQSPAGFKAPHLSNLSSQLALGTPHGISDILGRPVTTAGQLLSGFPRINGLATTAAAAAAAGMYFSPAVSRYPKPLAELPGRAPIFWPGVMQGSPWRDPRLHCPSQASMMVDKDGKKKHSRPTFSGQQIFALEKTFEQTKYLAGPERARLAYSLGMTESQVKVWFQNRRTKWRKRHAAEMATAKKKHDSETEKMKESSENEDDDEYNKPLDPNSDDEKITRLLKKHKATNLALISPCSNSSDTL, from the exons ATGTTAGCGATCGGGCAAATGGAGGCTAACCGGCAGAGTGCGTTCGTCCTGGGCAGCACCCCGCTGGCGGCGTTGCACAACATGACCGAGATGAAGACATCCTTGTTCCCGTACGCTCTGCAGCAGAGCCCGGCGGGCTTCAAGGCGCCACATCTCTCCAACCTCAGCTCCCAGCTCGCCCTTGGCACCCCACATGGAATAAGCGACATCCTGGGAAGACCCGTCACCACGGCCGGGCAGCTGCTCTCCGGGTTCCCCAGGATAAACGGCCTGGCGACCACCGCAGCTGCTGCCGCTGCAGCGGGGATGTACTTCAGCCCGGCGGTGTCGCGGTACCCGAAGCCGCTGGCCGAGCTGCCGGGGAGGGCGCCCATCTTCTGGCCCGGGGTCATGCAGGGTTCTCCCTGGAGGGACCCGCGCCTTCATTGTCCAT CTCAGGCGAGCATGATGGTGGACAAGGACGGAAAGAAGAAACACTCCAGACCAACTTTTTCAGGACAGCAGATCTTTGCACTGGAAAAAACTTTCGAGCAGACGAAATACCTGGCCGGCCCGGAGAGAGCGCGCCTGGCTTATTCTTTAGGGATGACTGAGAGTCAAGTCaag GTTTGGTTCCAGAACAGAAGAACCAAATGGCGGAAGAGACACGCAGCAGAGATGGCCACGGCTAAAAAGAAGCATGACTCTGAGACGGAGAAGATGAAGGAGAGCTCGGAGAACGAGGACGACGACGAATATAACAAGCCGCTGGACCCAAATTCAGACGACGAGAAAATCACGAGACTGTTGAAAAAGCACAAGGCCACCAACCTGGCGCTGATCAGCCCTTGCAGTAACAGCTCGGACACCTTGTGA